CTCGTCCATCAAGAAGGACAAACTCCAGTGGAGCGCGTGAGTGAGTCACCAAATGGCACGCCAAATGGCACGCCAAATGGCACGCCAAATGGCACGCCAGCTGGGCGCCACTTCCACCTCATCCAGTCTTCCTCCCCACAGGGACGAGGAGGACGAGTCGTCGTCCACCGCCGCCGGCAGGGGCGGGCGTACGGACGCCGCCTCCCGCACCATGAAGCGAGCCGGGAGCGCCCGCCGCCGCCTGGCCGACGGCGAACTCTACAAGAGCGGCTTTCTCCTACGCAAAGTCCACGCCGACGCCGACGGCAAGAAAAGTAGGGGGTGGGCCGTCCCCGCCCGGGGccgtccgtccctccgtccgtcACTGCCATTGGCTTTTGCAGCGTCGCGGGGCAAGCGAGGGTGGAAGTCCTTCTACGCCGTCCTGAAGGGTCGCGTGCTCTACCTGCACAAGGTGAGAACATGGTGCCGGAGGCGGCGTTCTCCACCGGCCTCGGAGTAGCCGCCATTCAATCGCGGAAGGCCGGGCGGGCTAACATTGGGCTTTCTGTCCACGCCGGGATAACCTGGGCTTTTGTGTAGGAGGCGCGCCACGGCGAGCGCGAGCTGACGGAGGAGGACGCCGAGAAGGCCGTGTCGGTGCATCACGCGCTGGCCGTCAGAGCCGTGGATTACGCCAAGCGCCCCGACGTCTTCTACCTGCGCACGGCCGACTGGAGGCTCTTCCTCATGCAGGCGCCGTGAGTCCAAAAGAGGCCACAAAAATCCTGGTCGCCGCCACCGCCCGCCACATGCATTCTCCATTTttcgtgccgccgccgccgccaccgccacatGCATTCTCCATCTTTCATTTTTCCTGACCAGATCCAGACGGGACATGCGCTCTTGGATCACCCGCATCAACGTGGTGGCGGCCATGTTCTCGGCGCCGGCCTTCCCGGCCGCCGTGGGCTCTCGGGAAGGCTTCGCTCGCCCGCTGCTGCCCGGGTCCCTGACCAAGCTCTCGCAGGTGAATAAAAGGCGCTCACGCCCGCCGCTCCCGCCGCTCATCCCGCTCCGGGCCTTGGCGCGATCTCCAAGGGCCGGTCCCGTGTGGCCACGCAGGAAGAGCAGGCGGCGTCTCACGAGGCCCGCTTCCGGGCGGCGTCCTCCGAGCTGGAGAGGCTGCTCGGCGACCGGACGCCCCGCCAGCTCAAAGGTCACCGCACGGACGAGAGCGGAGCCAGACGAGAGTACTTGGAGTTCGAGGTGGGTGGCGGAGTGGCCCCGAGTGGCCGAAGGTGGCATTACGTTCACGTAATATGACTGGGCCGGAAGTCAAAgttcccccccaaaaagccaCCTAAAGACTCCTGTGCTCTGCCAATGCAATGCTGGAACCGTGGACTCAATCCCTGTCATTCTACACCTTAGAAAACGCGTTACGCCACGTACGCTTCGTTGCTGCGCGCCAAGATGTCCGCCGGCGAGGAGGACTTGGCGGCCTTGGAGGAGCGACTGGCGGAGGACGTGGGCGGCGGCTCACCCAAAGTGGGCGGCGGCTCACCCAAAGCGGACGGCGTGGAGAAGAGCCGCGGCTCCAAGAGGGTCTTCAAGGGGGCGTCCAGCCATTTGCTGTGTGCTGACGGCGagccagaagaagaagaggggAGCCCCGCCCCTAACCCAAAGCCGGTGGCCCGCTAAAGCTGTTTATTACATTAAAAAGGAACAAAGTGTCTGGGCCCCGCTCCACGACAATACGAGAGACGCATTGCTTGTTCTTTTGGACTTTGCCTTCGCTAGTCCAATGAATGAAGTCAAGCGATTTGTCGCCCCGCCACCACACGGgtcaattgaacaaaaaaaaaaagacagcaagtCTTCATTCATGAAGAAGAGCTTTCGCTCCGTCATTTATTCGCAGCGGCAACTTGCTAACCATGCGTGCTTTCTTCCTCGCCCTTCACATTGAATAGAAGCATCATGTACACTGCCCTCTGCTGGTCACATCATCGAACACAGGTAAAGAGAGGCGCAGCTCTTCGTGATATACAGGCTTGTTTTTACTTTTCTATAAAGTCCGTTTAGGGTTTTGTTTAAATACTCAGATCGGAGACAaactagaaagaaaaaaaaaccacagaAGGCCTTCCGAGACGCCGCATTCATCCAGGGTCGACGGCTCTACAATTTTGCAAGGTGCGTTCCTCCGTCCGTCCGAAGAGTACTCCCCCTATAATCAGCATCCTAAGTGAAGGAAGGCAAAGAGAAGAAGTCGCAGCAGCCGGAGCGGTCACCTGATTTTGTCGCTCAGCGATGATCCGCCGGCGGATGCTGCTCTTCCATGGGCTGACTGCCAAAGCCGCTGTCCACCGTGCATTCTgacgcccgccgccgccgaaaGTCCGGCCACCGGGAAAGGGGACGCAAAATGGGGGTGGGAAGATGGTGGGAGCGGAAAATGTTAGCCCGAAAGTCAGCGCTCCCGAGTGCAAAGATTTTTTCAAGCTCTTTTTCTCTCCTTATTCGGGTGGCTGGACAATGGCCGCAAATTTCACCGCAAAAGGAATGAGCCTTCTTCAAATTCCAAGTCCCAAACGGCGCTTTTCCCTCACCTTGTCGGAGTTTGTCGGTCGGCTCGTCGTCCGGGGGCCGGCAGCGGGCCCGCAGCAGACGGACGCCGTCCACCACGCCCAGTTCCTCCAGCGCCCGCGCGGCGTCTTCGGCGGGACCGCCGGCCAGCTGCCGGCGGAAGGggcctttttcttttgttctttaGCGCCATTTCGCGCACGGTCGGTCTTTGACGCGCCCACCTGGTAGTGTTCCAGTAGGCTTTGGTAGGGGGCGGGGCTTTCCCCGTAGAGGCGGGCCAGCCATCTCATCCCCAGCCGCTCCGCCAGCCGCTTCCAGGGGACGGCGGCGTCCTCCAGGAGAGCCGCCAGGCGCCGCAGCGTCTCGGCGTCCAAGCGCAGACGCTCGTCGCCTGGGAGAAAAGTGACCTTGGCTTTCCGGGACCACCCCCCCAAAGAAACACTTCGGCCACGGGGCGAAACCGACCTGGGTCGTCCGGGCTCTTTGGCTCCACGCGGCCGTCGGACGCCAGCAGGAGCCTCCTGACCTGCGGGGGTGAGTTGGGGGCTTCAACTCCAGGCCTCGCCCGGCCTCGCCCGGCCTCGCCCGGCCTCGCCCGGAGCTCCGCGACCTTACCTTGTGACATTTGGCCAAGTCGGAGGGGGCGTGGCCGGCCGGCGCTCCCCGCGCCTCCCCGTCCTCGTCGGAGGCCCAGACCAGCGGCTCGTCATTTTGCGCATTTTTGTCGGCGCCTGCGGGAAAGAGGGTTAGGCCGTTACGGTCAGCTCCTTACTGTGGGCCAGCGGGCCCGGCCGACCCGCCCGCCCGGCCGCCCGCCTTACCGGCGGCCAGCAGCACGGAGCAAAGCGCCTGCGCGTCGGCAGCGGCGGCCAGGTGGAGGGGCGTGTTTCCCCCAAAGGTGCGAGCGTCCACGTCCGCCTTGAGCTGGAAGCGGAAGAGCCAAAAAAAGTGCCCGTTTTTAGGGCCGCTCGAGGCCGAGCCCGCAGCCAGCCCGCGGCCAGCCCGCGGCCAGCCCGCGGCCAGCCCGCGGCCAGCCCTGGACGTACCTCGGTGACCAGCGTGCAGGCCACCTTCAGCAGGTTCCCGGCCACGGCCAGGTGCAGGGCCGTGTGGCCCGCCTTCCGCTCGGGGGCGTCCACCCGGGCGCCGCTCTCCACCAGGAGGCGGAGACAACGCCGACCGTCCCGACGGACCGCCAGGTGGATGGGGGACGAACCTGAAGCGGGGGAGGCCGAGCGGGAATGCAAAATATGGAGGCGGCGCGGCCGCCCGGACGCCGccttgcttcttcttcttggtctcACCGTGGTAATCGGCGGCGCTCAAGAGGCGGGCGCGTTCTTCCCGGCCCAGGCCGGCCAGGATGACGCGCAGCGTGGCCGCGTCGCCCGCCAGCGCCGCCAGGTGCAGCGGGCAGCGGCCCTGGGCGTCCCTGGCGCCCGGGTGGGCCCCCGCCTCCAACAGGGCTTGGGCCTGCGCCGCCTGACGCGTGGACGCCGCCAGGTGCAGCGCCgtctgagcaaaaaaaaaaaagagagcgcCCCGGCCCACGGAGTCTCCTGAGAATTTATGGGCGTGGCCCTCGGCCACCGCGCTAAAATAAgcgcccctcctcctcctcctcctcccgccCCGTTGGCCTACCTGCCCGAGGCGGTTGGCGGCGTCCAGCGCCCGTCCGAGTCCCCGTCCCAGCAGCGCCCGGATCAGCCGGCGGGTGAGGTCGGTCCTCCGCCGCAGGACGGACAGGTGCAGCGGACTGAGGGCGTCAGAGAGGGCGGGGCGTCAGAGAGGCGGGGCTTCGGAAGCCAAGCGGCCGAGGGGGGGGCCACTGACGTGTCTCCGCCGGCGTCCGGCGCCACCAGCAGGTCTGCGGAGATGGCGGCGTGACGCCGTTTATAGGCTTGGATCTTTGGGATCTTGGGATGGAATTTGGCAAATGCGGCCATCATCCACAATTGCCGACACCCCCGCTTACCTGTACACGGCACTCGCCCGCCGTCGGACATCCTGGCCCCTCCTCCGTAGCCGCTTCCCGAGTAGAAAACTCCTCCTCCCGCCGTCGCGCCGTCGGCGTATCGGCCAAAGTGAAAGGAACCTGAAAAAGAAAGGGAGGGACGGCGGGCTTTCCCCTGGAGCTCGGGCGGAGGGTCGGGCTCACCGTCCGAGGGGGCGTAGCCTCCCGTGCCGGCcccaccccctcctcctcctcctcctccggccCCTCCCTGCCAGGGGTCGTAGTGGGGGAGGGGCTTCTGTCTCTTCCTCAGcacctcctctttgtctggaggcaaaaaaaaaagggggccggATGTTTTGAAAGGACCTTTGGGCCAGGACGGagaagacggacggacggacggacggacggacggacagaagAGCCATTTGGCCATCCGCGTCCCACCTTGCACGTGGGGGATGTACGTAAAGTGTTTGGGGTCGCTGCAGTCGCCCGCCTTTTTGCGCTTGAGTTGCAGAAAGACAGTGACGGAGCGCTCCACGTCGGCCTTGTGGTACGCCGGCGTCTTGAACACGATGGCGTACTGCTTGTGGACGTCCGTGGGCGCAAAGTCGCCAAAGGCCTCCCAGCCGCcgtcctcctcgtcctcgtAGAAGCGGATCTCGATGTCGTCTGCCCGAGAGGGAGCGTGACCCGGGGCCGTGCTCTTTGACCCGCTCCCCCACGGGGGCTTTTCCCCCCCGAGACGGCCCCTTCCCGGCCCGCCGCCGGCACCTTTCTGGACTTTGTCGCAGAGCAGGAAGATCTCGTCGCCGCCCAGCACCGACCCGCACGTCTTGTCCATGCGGGAGATCCGAAGGTTGGAGGCGTTGGGAGATTCTGCCGGCAGACGGAGGAGAGTGGGAGGGATGGGACCAGAGTGGCGTGTGCGGCGTGTGCGGCGTGTGCGGCGCCGCCGCCACAAATTGCCTCACTGCTGTCGTAGATGGCGTGGGACACCACGGCCTTGAGGGCCCGCGTGAAGCCGCCGTCGCTGTCTTTCAGGAAGGCGCTGAACTTGAGGCGCACGATGTTCAGGTCCACCAGCTTGGCCAGCTCTCTGGCCTCTTTGCCCAAGGCGGCCTCCTCGCCGGCCGTGGGTTGGGCCGAGcctccccgccgccgccgccgccgccactcctCGCGGAGGCGCCGCGTCAGGACCTCGGCCACGCCCTTCTTGGTCACGTGCAGTATGCCCAGGTTGCTGAAACTGAGAGGGGCGGCGGCAGGTCAGGACCCGGGAAGACAACGGCGCCGTCTAGTGGCCGCACTTGGGAACAAAGAATAAGTCTATCGGACGTTCGGCAactgttatcttttttttccatcccgtAACGGGATTCGTACGAGCGCGGCGGCGGGAAAAATGGACGGGGATACTGACGACGCCGTCAGGTCGTTGGGTCCGATGTCCATGGTGCACGTCCCGTTGTCGTTGCAGTGGCGTCCCACCAAGCTGTGGGCGTGCACTCGCGGGGGGTCCGTGTGCGTCACCAGCTGCACCTCCACGCGAGCGTGACCCACATAGTTGttgatctaaaaacaaaaacaaacaaaagagctCAGgcgctgggaaaaaaaaaaggaatacggCAGCGAGAACGGATGGACGGACGTCCTCACCCTGACGGTGGGGTACGTCCTCCTGTTTTTTTCGCTGGAGGCTCCCGGCAGACCCCCGTGCGACGGACCCTCGCACTCGTAGCGAAAGCGAAAGCCGCGCTGCAAGAAACGGCAGGTGAGCCACCGGTCGGCGGGTGAGCCGCCGGTCGGCGGGTGAGCCGCCGGTCGGCGGGTGAGCCGCCGCATTGGCGCCCGGTCTACTGGCTGGCGGGACCACGCTCACCTGTTTGGGTTCTTCGATGATTTGGATGTAGGGCCCGTGTGCTGAAAGGTCAAAGAGAAACGTTAGAGCCGACACGGGGGGAAGCGTCTGACGTTTGGCCGCTACCTGTCTCGGGCACGTAAGCTTCCGCCTTCACGTCCACCGGTGGCAGGTACTCGTACGGCGTCAAGTTGAACTGGTACTGAGACGGTCCGtggtggggaaaaaacaaagacGAGACTCAAAAGTCACGTCGTCAAGTCCTAAACTAGTACCAATCGAGTTGTTTTCTTCCCCGGACTCCATCTCACTCACGTCGTTGTCGTAGCCGTTGATCAACTGCGATTCCGTCATCCTGCTGCGCGTGTAGGCAAAACAAAGGTGACTTAGTGCCTGCCAATGGGCCGAGCTCATTCAGTGGCATTGACGCTAATGGACGTCCACTCCATCGCTACTCTCAATGGACGTCTATGGTCGTCAGTGGCACTGAAACCAAAGTGCTATTATTGCGATTAACGTCAAGTCTTTTCCAATTCTGGGCCTTCATCCTGCCAATCAGTTCGTATGTATACAGTGTAGTACTTGTAAATGTAAATACTAATACGCACAGCGTCGAATTGgctacttttattgtcattatacaagtacaatgagatgtTTTGCATCATAGTATTCGTGTTCATTCCTGTTCTATATGATTGGATTAAATACGACCAGAAAAAAAGCCAGTTTACCTGCGTTCGCTTGTTGTTGAAAGAAACTTGTCAATGTTGATAGAAAGCAAAAGTGGAGCACGGAAAAGATCGTCTCTCGGAAACAAGCACGTCTGCTTCCGGAAGGCGCTTTCAAAATCAGTTTCGGGGAGTCACGGCGCCCGTTGCGCACATCCTCGAGTTCCGATTGTGCCGACTGCTCGGGCTTTATTTAACGCCTCGGTTACGAATGAAGCGTTTTCCGGAGGCTCCGTCGACGGACGGGATCCCAAACTACTCGACTTTGGGGGCCACTGACCATGATTTTGAAGGCGCCCTCCGGCGCCGGCGGAAAGTCGGAGCGGGAAAGGATTGCCATGGCAACCGCCGGCCTGTCAATCTCAGGCGGAAAGCCCCGCAGACGAGGGGGAATTCCGAGCAGCTCAAATCCTCCCATCCGCGCAGGCAATGCCATGCAAGCAAGGTTGTCGCCGCAAAAGGGCAACATTCTGTAAGTAAAAACCACGGCGGGCTTTTCGGACGTTACAATTAGTTTTACACACTACATTATATATTGTAGGCCACCAAGCATTGCCGGTGGGCCAGATCACATTTGTGGGCCTGTAAAGttatttgttgactttttttttatgatcagTATTATGCATGCCATCAAATCAAATCCATTCAAAAGCCTTTAtcgtcatcatacacagctgcgtataaagCTTAGTGTGACTGCTTCTCTTGCATCCCAATCCCCGCTGCTTCAAAGTTTGCCAGTCAGCTCGCTCGCTCGATCCGGGCCAATTCAagttttttggacctatttcaaacgtgggccttcaaattgcaaacttttgaccaatgAAGAGAGAAAGTGGCTCCAACAAATTGAATCATTGGACTTATAAGGGAAGATGTTACATCCCCAAAGACTAAgcatttatttaacagggcTGGACAAAAACTACAATAAAGGGCCAAAAGTGAGTGCTTTGGCTAACGGCAACAACAAACTTTCTACTTGAGTTTCAACTTGTAAAGAGAAAACTttccgcaatactaagtgtcctgcgactgcaatcagtggattggcatcagctgcttcatagggcccaacccccgctgtgcttcaagtttgtcagtcagttCAGCTCGGTCGCTTCGGGACGGCTTGCCAAAGCAAAAGCTgccctccccctcccctcccctcctcaCCCCCACTGGACACAACCCCCATTGATTCAATTTTGTCAACTGTGTCTTTGCTGGATGACTTGGAAATCACACAGCagccagttcaagacttttatttatttattttttatttttttacctatttcaaatgtggccctttaaaattacaaacttttgaccattgaaAAAAGCACCTCGAAGAAATTGAAGCATTGGACATATGAGGGGAAGACATAATGTCCCATAAGGCaaggcatttatttaacagggcTGGACAAACTAAAATAAAGGGCAAAAGTGGGTGCTTTGCTTTCAACTtctaaagaggaaagctttccgcaatactaagtgtcctgcaagtgcaattagTGTATTGAGATCAGCTGCTTCTCGCATCCCAACCCCCGCTGTGCTTCAAGTTGGTCAGCTCGGTGGGTGGACGGCTAGAGCCAAAAgtgtctccctccctccctccctccctccctccctccctcctcacccacgttggcccaacccccgtccattcaacCTTATTCACCTATGTATATGTGCCTTTGCCGGTCCTGCCTGCTATCAACTGTCAAGAGTCCATTCGAGACAATATTGTTTTACCTATTTAAAACGTGGGTCATCAAAGTGGACACTTTTGactattttgactcatttaagagcacctttatTAAATGATATTTGACCCATTTGGTTCTAAACAGCTGTGAATGATGATCAAAAAGGCTTTGcatttgatataaaggcctAACATCCCATACGAGTAGGCTTTCATTACAAACgattccacaaaatgttggtTTGCATAGAGAGGAAACTCtccgcaatactaagtgtccggcgagtgcaatcagtggattggcatcagctgcttgtcttgcagcccaacccccgagCCTTCAAATCGGTCAGTGCTGAGTGACTTGAGCAAAACCAAAAgcgtctccctccctccctcctcactcacgttggcccaacccccaTCCATTCAACTTTTTCCACCTCTGTATATGTGCCTTTGCCAGCCCTGCCTGCTATCAACTGTCAAAAACCAACTCGagacttccttttttttacctatttcaaacgtgggccatcaaagtgcacaCTTTTAACCATttggactcatttaagagcacctttgttaAATATTTCACCCATTCCATTACATGCagatgtgtatgatgacaatacatgtttttgattTGATATGAAGGCATAACATCCCATAAtagtaggctttcatttcaaaggaTTGCACAAAATGTAGGCTTTGTCAGTAGTAATGGTAAAACAAGAACTTGTAGTCCAGGTACGTGTTCTTGCGCGTTCTGCTTCTACAAGTATGTGTCCTTGCATGCATGTACTTGTTTTGTCAGGCATTTAAATGAATGCGGTTTTCAGCGTTATGTTACCCTTGACTTGAACACACGGACATTTGGAGTCGAGCAGAgacatttcatctttttttttaattcaatccaGCGGTCAGAAGGATTTCATGGAGCTCATCCAAGCCTGAGACGTGACAGTAACAGGTCAACAATGGGCCCCTTTGAGAAAAGGCTCCGACTCCGAGCCGGGACGGCTACGTGAAGATGAGTCCGGCCTCGGCGTACACTCGGAAGACTTTCTCGATGGCGTTGACGTAGGCGGCGGTGCGCAGGTCCAATCCCAGCTGGAACGTGCCGGCCGTGCGCATGATTTGCTGCCGGAGAGGTCGGCGGCAGAGGTCGGACGCCGGCAAAGGTCGCGGGTCGAGTGCCGGCAAAGACTCACCCTGGCCGAGCGCTCCATGGTGAAGGCCAAGCCCGAGTGGACGATGTCCTTCTCCGACGCCCCCTGTGGCCGGGGGCGGGTGTGCGGGTGTTCAAATTGGAGATAAAAAGGGGAAATGCTGTGGGTTCATTTGGTCTGGCTTGGCCCACTTGCTATTCATTCCTTTTGGGTGA
The nucleotide sequence above comes from Stigmatopora nigra isolate UIUO_SnigA chromosome 12, RoL_Snig_1.1, whole genome shotgun sequence. Encoded proteins:
- the nfkb2 gene encoding nuclear factor NF-kappa-B p100 subunit is translated as MTESQLINGYDNDYQFNLTPYEYLPPVDVKAEAYVPETAHGPYIQIIEEPKQRGFRFRYECEGPSHGGLPGASSEKNRRTYPTVRINNYVGHARVEVQLVTHTDPPRVHAHSLVGRHCNDNGTCTMDIGPNDLTASFSNLGILHVTKKGVAEVLTRRLREEWRRRRRRGGSAQPTAGEEAALGKEARELAKLVDLNIVRLKFSAFLKDSDGGFTRALKAVVSHAIYDSKSPNASNLRISRMDKTCGSVLGGDEIFLLCDKVQKDDIEIRFYEDEEDGGWEAFGDFAPTDVHKQYAIVFKTPAYHKADVERSVTVFLQLKRKKAGDCSDPKHFTYIPHVQDKEEVLRKRQKPLPHYDPWQGGAGGGGGGGGGAGTGGYAPSDGSFHFGRYADGATAGGGVFYSGSGYGGGARMSDGGRVPCTDLLVAPDAGGDTPLHLSVLRRRTDLTRRLIRALLGRGLGRALDAANRLGQTALHLAASTRQAAQAQALLEAGAHPGARDAQGRCPLHLAALAGDAATLRVILAGLGREERARLLSAADYHGSSPIHLAVRRDGRRCLRLLVESGARVDAPERKAGHTALHLAVAGNLLKVACTLVTELKADVDARTFGGNTPLHLAAAADAQALCSVLLAAGADKNAQNDEPLVWASDEDGEARGAPAGHAPSDLAKCHKVRRLLLASDGRVEPKSPDDPGDERLRLDAETLRRLAALLEDAAVPWKRLAERLGMRWLARLYGESPAPYQSLLEHYQLAGGPAEDAARALEELGVVDGVRLLRARCRPPDDEPTDKLRQECTVDSGFGSQPMEEQHPPADHR